Part of the Anopheles coluzzii chromosome 3, AcolN3, whole genome shotgun sequence genome is shown below.
CTTTTAACAACCCAGTTGCTACAAATAATGACGGCTGTTGAAAACAGAGCCACAAAACAGTGTATTATCTAATCTTAAAGCCTCAATCTTCTTTCGGTCTTACTTCTCATATAGCAGTCGAAAATGGTCATGTTTGAATTGCTTGATTGCTTAAGTCTCGCTTAATTTGAGAAGGTTTGGTGATCAGTCCTCCTCCCGTATCCTAGTCAACGGATCCCTATCTCCCCCTATTTCCATCCGACGATCCGTTCGTCAGGGGGATCCACTTTCCATGCACCTTTTCATCCTATACCTTCATCCCCTCATCACCAGACTAGAAGGCATATGCTGCGACCAGGATGACCTGGTCAATGCGTACGCCGACGACATCTCGGTGGTGACTACCTCATCCCAAAAAATCGAGTTGGTGCGTGAGGCttttgaagcgtttggcagAGTCTCCGGAGCCCGCCTCAACGTCGACAAAACCATCGCGCTCGACGTGGGATACACCACATCAAATGCCATTCAGGTCCCTTGGCTTCGTACCGTGGAGAGGCTTAGGCTCCTCGGTATATTGTTTACCAACAATGTACGAGAAGCTATGAGCCTCAACTGGGACCTGTTGATCCACCATTTCCGACAGCTGGTGTGGCTTCATCGCGTGAGGGACTTAAACGTGGTGCAGAAGGTTGTTCTGCTGAACACCTTCCTACTCCCCAAGCTGTGGTTTGTTGCATCGGTTTGTGGCGCCCGTGCAATGGACATAGCGAAGGTGACCTGCACCGTGAACACGTTCCTCTGGGATGGATCCGGAGGCTTCCGAGTCCCACTGCAGCAACTGGCGCTGCCTCGCAACCGTGGTGGGCTTAACCTTCACCTTCCTGCCATCATGGCCAAGGCGCTGTTGACGAACCGGTATGTTACGGAACAGGACTGTCTACGAGTCGGAGGTCAGCACATTTCTTGTGCTGGGAATCCTCCGAACATCGCCGCTGTTTCGTCAACGTACCCGTGTCTGCGTATCGTCATACAGCAACTTGGCTACCAACCCCCATCAGCCACCATCACGACACGCTGGATTCGCCAAACAATGACGGAAGTGCTTCTTGAGCCGAAGGTAGCCTTGGAAAATCCGTCAGTGAATTGGCGGCTACTTTGGCGCAATATTCATCGTTCCTGTCTATCGTCCCTTCAACGCAGCACGCTCTTCTTGCTGGTAAACGGCAAGATCAGCCATGGAGAGCTGCTGCATCGAATGAACCGCGTCCCATCTCCGTcatgttcgttttgttctgcAATAGACACCCTGGAACACAAATTCGCTGGCTGCAGAAGAGTTGCTGATGCTTGGCAGATTCTGCACCAGCGAATTAGCGTTGTAATTTCAGGGTGTCCGTCTTCGTCAACGTTATTGTTcggtttgttgcgtttgcctgTACTAAACGGCATTAGTGCAGGTAAACGCAGCCATATCCTAAGTTTGTTTGCGAACTATGTCATCCACATCATTGGAAACAATGATGTTGTGATTGACATAGAAGTTCTGCGTTGTTCATTGTAaaaattaatgttaaatagaaCCTAAGcacgtttttaataaaacatttataaaaaaaaaaaatctaatctTAAAGCCTCAATCTTCTTTCGGTCTTACTTCTCATATAGCAGTCGAAAATGGTCATGTTTGAATTGCTTGATTGCTTAAGTCTCGCTTAATTACCCCGTATGTGGTTCTAATTACAGAATGTATTTTTTCTAAGTTAATATTTTGAGTGCAGTAATTGGCACGAACCTTAGGCAACTGCCAAACACACCGAAAAACCACCTTCTTTTTTCGATCGACTGATTTCGATCCACCCGTCGGCGCATTCAAATCCAAATGAAATTGCTGTCAGTTTGTTTCTGTTGTGCAAACTAACAATTTGACACAAATATCACTAAAGTTTTGCAATTATTCTCATCAAAATTGAGCAAAGAAAAACTCGGTTGTATTTTGCTTACAATAACAAGCGTTATTTTTCGGTTGTACTTTTTTCGTTACGGTGattgttttggtgtgtttggCAGCGGCCTTTAACTTCTATTTCAATACTTAGCTCTTTTCACCAACGTGGAAAACTCTTGAAGCGTTGGTTAAATCTCAAATAAAATACTGTGAAATCTCTCCAACATGTAgtctcttcaagatgaattgtttctttaagatGAACATTTTGACGATCCTTTCATATTCCATACATTATATGTCTCTGCAAGATGAATATTTCCCATATTCCCAGAAGAGACATTTAATGCCATAATGCCTTTCATGCATTTGCGATTTGGCAGCCAAAATTCGTTAAGATGAATTTTTGGATGATTGTATTGATgattgtttataaaaatattgatcAAAGGAGACCATGTTTTTCAGTAGTTTATTGGATACATAGCAACACAGCAACACCTtcatcagttttttttcaaaacgtgAATATCCCTCTAAACTGACGGTCCCTTGAAGATTCACCTTAGAGAGATTTGActgtgtagcatatctgctatacataaaatattataatacacactatcagctatagacataTTGTAACACAAACTTTGGAAGCCAAACCACActattgtaacacattcattacacattcagtaaatcagatcataccatagccACGCAACCAGAAGagctcaggccacaccgttcatataaaaacaattgtgacacacttaacagaaccaaccgaaacgtataacataagcaggaacagtttatgaattataacccaaagcaggaacagtataagcattaaacccaaaacaggaacttagtgataacaaccatcgttcttgtcaacaaaagacaaacgtaactagctgagtgaaaacaataacttttcgacatacaacccggaaccaaatatgagaaacccttaacttcttttgagcataaataaaaccaactccgatcatgacaggtcagattcgttcggactgtcaggataggactatgcccatcctacatctatcgacttctcatttaaagagtttagttatgtccccctacccaaggtaaggcaaACGATGACCTTCCTTACACGATGTTTGAAGGCCACCCTGGCCAACGCGAGTTCAAAGTTACTACATTGCGATGGACCCAAAATCGAACATACCATGACTATCtcaaaacataccacatggcgaccgtaacagTCATCAAACATACCACAACTGTATTTAATATCGTTGTATCCATGGAACGATATCTGCTTGAAAACTCCTGTCCGCTGCACGacaaaccgaaaaaaacacgaaacgtAACGAAAAAATTGTCAGCTGAAGTATAATCCATTGTAACGCTCTTTTTTCGGTCGACTGATTTCGGTCCACCCTTTCGGCGAGCGAAAGCGttaccgcgcggctacatgaggtgaaatatacagaaataaaaataatatcttcttaagcagaacattccctaaatggaagaaattatgaaTTGTTGACTCAAAATTACCGAAGTACTCgatattgaagttatttaattgatttaattacgattttgtgcacgttattGGTTTaaattgcacatcagctggttgctgtgatgctttatccgtcagatatttcgcctgtcaaatagttcatttcgctgtatatttcacctcatgtggcCTCGCGGTTAGGAAATTGTTGTTAGTTTGCGTCTGCATTGCAATCCAACAATTTGACACAAATTAATCTAAAATTTTCCAATTATTCTCATCTAAATTGAGGGAAATAAAACTTAACTTTTTATCATTCCTTGCATGCAATCTTTTGACGGGTGCAAAGAAAAACTGTGTATTTTGGtacttaaatttaattttaggATCCCAGCACATAAAAGAACATGTATCAAATTGTTTTCAATGATTTCAAAACAGTGAAAATATGTAAGGGATACAATTCGCCATGAAACAATCGTTCCGTGGAAAGTTACAAAAACTATGGctgattaatttttaaagCGCAAAAGACAAAGACATTTCATCTCGGCTATAAATTGGAAATACAAGGATGTATtgacagaaacaaaaatgttatcaaaattatctTGGGCTTTTGGGTTAGAAGCAGTGTATGATTAATGCTGCTCTAAGGTGTAAGTCCCCCCGAGCTTATAGAAACTTCacttatttaattaaatacatAATATGAGGATTTCCATGTTTATGTTTCTATTAAGATGAATTGTATGTTCTTACCTAACCAGACTGAATTATTATGACTCTCGCAGTGTTCCAGCTCCGGTCGTATTTTAACGTCATCATTAGATGAAATCGGATCTTCCAGTGGAAATGTTTCCAGTCGTCTTTGAAGAGGATCCTGCATTTGCCAGGTGAGTAGTATCACCAAGTCCACTGCCAAAAGTCCCGATACCATAGTATAAAGTTTCCACGGCTCTACTTTTTTCTACAAGATTGAGTAAGAAATCACATTATTCCTCTTTAGTTTCATTCTCAATCACTCAATCACCGAACCTTAGGGTCTGTTTTAGTTTTCGTTGTAAAGCGATGCACACGCCAAACTTTGCTAAACATTGCTCCATACGCTAAGGTGAAACCGGTAGAGAGAATCCATGCTCGTGCTTGGCATACctgttgcaaaaaaagaaaaaaagaaataatttaaattgctCTCTTTTTAAAGCATCCTGAAAGTACGACTCTACCTTAGGGTAGTTTTCAGCGGTTATAAATTGTCCATCAATACCAAGCAAAATGACAGAAACGAGGCATATAATAACACCAAACAGCATGATAGTATTGCAAACTGGATGTGACGACTGAATAACCCTGCAAGTTGAATTGGTGTAGTTTAGCAAATATTTTGTGCAATAAATGAAGTTTGGTCATGCCAAAAATAGCtatcatcaaaaataaagTACATTATTTAAAATCTTCAATTGCCTGCCAACTATAGAATGTCAGGAGGGACGAGTTTTGCGTATTGgtagattgtgtgtgtttatagtTGGCcaattttccatacaaaaattttacattatttcctTATAGGTCTGGACATGGACGATCATATCAGTTGCCATGGATAACGGTGATTTTGACTGAAGTTTTCAAGCAGCAATCGTTCCGTGGAAACAAGGCTTATGCTTTATAATTGAACTAGCACCTGCCAACTATAAACATCATGTAAAAACATTCCAACCAAAAAACGTTCatctattgaattctgacggTATTGTAGTATCATAAAATACGTTGATCGGAACTACCTCAACAATAGATTCCGATGTAAAAAATGGATCAGGCTTAAATTAATGGCAATTAACTACGAAAAACTGCAAACAATGCCGATGGTAAGCTGACAGATATATAAGATAGCCTCTACTATTAGCACGATAATAGTTTAAAACCAATAAGTCAATTAATTAAGTTAAAGCACGAGTAATTTCTCGAATTTGAAGttgtttaaaatgtaaatcaagcaatacggccgtttggaccgttcctcctcaataaataaaatgcgAATCAAAACGGAACAATGTTCTGTGTTAATAAAAGAATGTTAAGGCTATAACAGTTACCTTCGATGTCTGTGCCAAATGTTGAACACAATCAGAGTTACCGCCACTAATATGCCAAAACTCGATATTGTACTCATACAGATAAACAGTGGCAATGAAACTGTTCTTAAAACCCTTCGTACAATCGTTCGATCCTGTGGAACCTACAAGTTGCAAGAATGGTAcgaattatttttcattcgcGCATTCAAAATACTAAAGACGACAAATATTAACAGCTAACCTTTTCTCCATCCCACTTTTCCTTGTCAAACCAGGTGAGATTATCAGCCTGTGTATCGTAGTAACCCAACTTGTAATATTGGCCATCAATCATTTGTTCAATCTGAGTTAATGCAATTCGATCGCCTTGAGAGCTGAAGGCAACCACACCCTGTTGAAGAAAATAAGATATTGGATAAAAGTATATCTAATCGGTAGTTATATGCTGTGTGTAATGTTCTACTTACTGAAACGCCTAGAAATTGTGTGGAATTCATGGCGGCATAAATAGCGTTCGCTATTTCCTTATCGGTATATGTAAAATCTTTAAGATTTTTTCCCGAGTTTTGCTCGGTAAGCCGTTGCATTGTCTTGTTGAATGCAAGGGCCACACTCCATACTGCATCGTAGGCGAGTGGAGCTTCTTGATATCCCTCTGGGTACCGGTTATGGTTGATGTCATATCCCTCTTCAATCAATGCAGCATTCAAACGTTTCCTTAATTATATCAAAGTTAGTGTGTGCATCTTACTATTGATAAATGTTTTGGGTAGATTGTCAACATACCGAAAATCTTCCGATGACATTCCTGAGATTGTTTTTTGATTGTTCTGGTTCCACATTAGTGCTTCAGTGGTCAAATGGCCTTCGGCAGCTATTTTCATTTGTTCTTTAGTGCatgaaatgttttcatttttcaggTTCACCTCGTACCAGTTATCCTCGTACCACCCTTAAAGGATCGTTAGGATAGTCATATAAAAAGAAGGTGACATACAAAGCTACttattaaaaagacaaattACTAACCAATAAAAAACCATACGTATGCTCTCCCGTATAGCTGTTGTTTATACATCTCACATAGTACACGACGTGCAGCAACCACATAAAACAATCCCACTATAATACGAGCATCCTGTCGCCGTAAGTTCCGTACTGCATCCGTAGGATCAGAAAGGAATGATTGTCTTGTTACTATTTCGATGCCAGCATCTTTACATCTTGTTTCTAAATCTTCCACTGTCTTTAAGTAGAATTGGTTAAGGAAATCAGATGATCGCATATCGATGACTTAAATGCTGTATCCTACCGATATAAACACTTCCTCTGCCTGTTGTAAGATGGCAACTCTAGACCAACCAAACTTCTGCATCAGCTTAATTCTAGTGGGATTATGTACAGTAGCAGATGGATGTGTTCTGAAGAGCGTTGGAAATCGACTTCGATCGGATAGAGCTGGACTGGAAGCACCGTAGCATAGCTAAATCATGTGGAAGTAATAAGGGAACAGAATTGTATGTATATATCTGTATACAGGTGTCCctcgagatacgactgtatttgggaccgaaaaaatgtcccaaagcaaggcgtaagtcgaaaaagtcgtatgtcgaatatctatgaatattaagtttataaccgaaattgaagagttggaatctatgatatcgtgtattttatttaaaataatgtttgataatgtaataattatattttaaaaaccgtacacaatatagatattcaagatagggtagttgtggaatctttggaaatgtgtgtataacggttatcagcccagatattcaaaaaaaaaatacatcaatttcttgtcaatgacaacttttaactgtcaaaatcaaaatcatcgtatctgcgaatcgtcgtaactcgagggggtcgtaactccgGGGACGCCTGTACGTGTATACAtgtataatataaaataatatatatagTCAACTGCCGATGAGACGGAAGTAATAAAAGAAGGGTTTTCCAATTagagaggttgaaagtgatTAAAAATTTTATTCAGTTCAACACGATTACAGATTaaagcatacatcattcaataaccatggcaacactaTACTCTGATAAGAgggatttcagaggttttccaaattaaagGGGCAAAAATGTACTGAAGATGAGGGGACTGTTGTTCAACTAAGAGTTGTTGTTCAACATAAATGTTCAACTAAGAGTGGTTTTCCAATTTGTGGAGGTCTCAgattagagagagagactacATCTTCAAAGTTAACATCCTCCTCCCTTTTCATCGTTTCCAAAACATATTCGACGTTGCATTTTCTATAGTCAAAAGATATTGCCATAGTATGGATCTTTGgaagagaacaggtcgatgcaaagCCCGTTGCTAGGATGTCATTTTCAGTTCGCTTTTAAtagtttcatgaaaaagtgtttgcAAATAACGGGTAATAGTGTGCTGTGGCCAAACACTCATGGAGACATATGAAGAAGTAATTTGAATCCATTTTGTATTGAACATTGAACATTGATAgactttttcattgtttgccATTCTGTAATCACGAATCACCACCGTTTGCAGCGGTCTTTCCGGAGGAACCAAAAGCTTATTAGTCTTAAAACGGCACAGTACATGTCCCCACTTGATATGAGAAGTCCTATTAACGTTCAATTAACCACTGggagtaaaatgaaacatccaATCGGCACACACAGGAACTATACACATACCTTCCTTTGCTTATAACCCGGCGACGAATGATAAATGAGATCCTTGGATTGTATCAGCCATATAATATTCTAATTACTCAAatgaggaaaagaaaatgagtGCAAAATGCTGAACAAAACGCTCTTTCACTTCATAGCAACGTCCAtcgctaaacataaacaatcttcacttcaaatgtcaaatttttcCCATGGCTTTTAGTCAATTTATTCTAAATGCATCGACCTGGTCTCTTTCAAAGATCTTGGTATGGATGTTAGCTGAGCAAAAGTTCTGACATCCATAGAACTGCAAGAAAGTAATGCTGATCAACATTTACTAGATTTTTATTATAGAgaatacagtgaaatctcaTTAAGGTGTAgtctcataaaaaaaaaaaatatttccataAGATGAACATTTTAACGGTCCCGTATcattccatacattttatttcTCTTCAAGATGAATGTTTCCCTAAGACGAATATCCTTCAAGCTTCATATGCTTTTTGGCAACCGAAATTCTCTAACCGGACTCCCACATAACGGGACTTAAATCCTTCATCGAAGGCCTGTCCTTTAACGGACTGCTGCAGTTATCGGGGATTAAAAATCGTAAACGCCAACTTGACATTGTATTAGCAAATGCTAATACTGCTGCGGTCTATTCGATTCGTGTCTTCGTATCTACACGTCTTCCTCGCCTCCATAATCCTTTTCTCCTTTGTTATGGTTGCGCCTTTACCCTTACCCCGCCCTTAGTTTTTTAAGTTAAATTATGTTTGTTAATCCCACGAGCAAGCCAAAGtaagagaaaataaataaatcattcaatcaACAAAAGTAGTGGT
Proteins encoded:
- the LOC120956950 gene encoding gamma-aminobutyric acid type B receptor subunit 1 encodes the protein MKYKTSSPYKGCFNTTDNSVEYFWKNSSVFYLIILILFISSVNGANQLHIGGIFPIAGKGGWQGGQACMPAAKLALQDVNENPDLLPGFNLTLHSNDSECEPGLGASVMYNLLYNSPQKLMLLAGCSTVCTTVAEAAKMWNLVVLCYGASSPALSDRSRFPTLFRTHPSATVHNPTRIKLMQKFGWSRVAILQQAEEVFISTVEDLETRCKDAGIEIVTRQSFLSDPTDAVRNLRRQDARIIVGLFYVVAARRVLCEMYKQQLYGRAYVWFFIGWYEDNWYEVNLKNENISCTKEQMKIAAEGHLTTEALMWNQNNQKTISGMSSEDFRKRLNAALIEEGYDINHNRYPEGYQEAPLAYDAVWSVALAFNKTMQRLTEQNSGKNLKDFTYTDKEIANAIYAAMNSTQFLGVSGVVAFSSQGDRIALTQIEQMIDGQYYKLGYYDTQADNLTWFDKEKWDGEKVPQDRTIVRRVLRTVSLPLFICMSTISSFGILVAVTLIVFNIWHRHRRVIQSSHPVCNTIMLFGVIICLVSVILLGIDGQFITAENYPKVCQARAWILSTGFTLAYGAMFSKVWRVHRFTTKTKTDPKKKVEPWKLYTMVSGLLAVDLVILLTWQMQDPLQRRLETFPLEDPISSNDDVKIRPELEHCESHNNSVWLGVIYGFKGLILVFGLFLAYETRSIKVKQINDSRYVGMSIYNVVVLCLITAPVAMVIASQQDASFAFVALAVIFCCFLSMLLIFVPKVIEVLRHPKDKVESKFSNDTGISKEDEERYQKLISENDDLQKLIAQKEDKIRLLKQRLTERENKNTAQPFNESANGTTAGGMQFNRSSSTALAQK